A window of the Streptomyces sp. NBC_00454 genome harbors these coding sequences:
- a CDS encoding MMPL family transporter — MIRALTGFATRSPWKVIALWAVLGIALTILGQALVFRATQAQTAGFLPASYDSAAALKVAEEHFGVDPDANPLTVLVARADGLPLTADDERRIDARAAELAGQRVAMPRTKDTMPFTQDRSQVPLVAPAMTAPDRTFRLLSVELDGNPTDPGMQDLYRAFRDHTRAEFEQSGMRTGFTGGLADSVDTADGSKTRSMIVGLAMVGVIVLLHVLVFRSFLAALLPLFSVIIIGGAASGVVVAGAMLTGIELDPSTPQLISVVLVGIGIDYFLFLLFRFREQLRTYPGQSGRSAAAEVAGRVGTAITSAALTIVAAFSTLGVAAFGQFRVLGPAIALSVLVMLLGSLTLMPAILAVTGRKMFWPSRGLVRKPRAGSAARMGDRIARRPLTLVLASVALLGALSAGLLGMRTDYGQSGGGTGTAAAATAAEISRALPAGVSDPTSVFVTASDGGTLTAGRLDGLSRALGAVPGVGQVAPTVLSGDHRAARIDLFPTAGPHTQAARDLVSGPIRAAVAAHRPDGTRAHVGGTAAIFADVAVAVEKDLKVVFPVAAALIALILLLLLRSLLAPLVLMAAVGLGFAATLGASTLLFQHVLDRPGVDFSLPLVLFLFVVALGTDYNILITDRIREEMERPGPARGAVARAVRHTAPAIATAGLVLAVSFGSLAAGDGSATRQIGFATGLGILLSAFVLSIVLVPALAALLGRSLWWPLRTRPAAGPSLPEREPERVAAG, encoded by the coding sequence TTGATCCGCGCCCTGACCGGCTTCGCCACCCGGAGTCCATGGAAGGTGATCGCCCTGTGGGCGGTGCTGGGCATAGCCCTGACCATCCTCGGCCAGGCCCTCGTCTTCCGGGCCACCCAGGCCCAGACGGCCGGGTTCCTGCCCGCCTCCTACGATTCGGCGGCCGCGCTGAAGGTCGCCGAGGAGCACTTCGGGGTCGACCCCGACGCCAATCCGCTGACCGTGCTGGTGGCCCGCGCCGACGGCCTGCCGCTGACCGCCGACGACGAACGGCGCATCGACGCCCGGGCCGCGGAGCTGGCCGGCCAGCGCGTGGCCATGCCCAGGACGAAGGACACGATGCCCTTCACCCAGGACCGCTCCCAGGTCCCCCTGGTCGCCCCGGCCATGACCGCTCCCGACCGGACCTTCCGGCTGCTGTCGGTCGAGCTGGACGGAAATCCCACCGACCCGGGGATGCAGGACCTCTACCGGGCCTTCCGGGACCACACCCGGGCCGAGTTCGAGCAGTCCGGGATGCGGACCGGCTTCACCGGCGGGCTGGCCGACAGCGTGGACACGGCCGACGGTTCGAAGACCCGCTCGATGATCGTGGGCCTCGCCATGGTCGGCGTGATCGTGCTGCTGCACGTGCTGGTGTTCCGCAGCTTCCTGGCCGCGCTGCTGCCGCTCTTCTCCGTCATCATCATCGGCGGAGCGGCGTCCGGGGTCGTGGTCGCCGGGGCCATGCTGACCGGTATCGAACTCGATCCGTCCACACCGCAGTTGATCAGCGTGGTGCTGGTGGGCATCGGGATCGACTACTTCCTCTTCCTGTTGTTCCGCTTCCGCGAGCAACTGCGCACGTATCCCGGGCAGTCCGGCCGGTCCGCCGCGGCCGAGGTCGCGGGCCGGGTGGGTACCGCCATCACCTCCGCGGCGCTGACCATCGTCGCCGCGTTCTCCACCCTCGGGGTGGCCGCCTTCGGCCAGTTCCGGGTGCTCGGTCCGGCGATCGCCCTGTCCGTACTGGTGATGCTGCTCGGCAGCCTGACCCTGATGCCGGCCATCCTGGCCGTCACGGGGCGCAAGATGTTCTGGCCCTCGCGCGGCCTGGTCCGCAAGCCCCGCGCGGGATCGGCCGCGCGGATGGGAGACCGGATCGCCCGGCGGCCGCTGACCCTGGTGCTCGCCTCGGTGGCCCTGCTCGGCGCCCTCTCCGCGGGGCTGCTGGGGATGCGGACGGACTACGGGCAGAGCGGCGGCGGTACGGGAACGGCAGCGGCGGCCACGGCCGCGGAGATCTCCCGGGCGCTGCCCGCCGGGGTATCGGACCCGACCAGCGTGTTCGTCACCGCCTCCGACGGGGGCACCTTGACCGCCGGACGGCTCGACGGGCTGTCCCGGGCCCTGGGAGCGGTCCCCGGGGTGGGCCAGGTGGCCCCGACCGTCCTGAGCGGGGACCACCGGGCGGCCCGGATCGACCTGTTCCCGACCGCCGGTCCGCACACCCAGGCAGCCCGCGACCTGGTCTCCGGGCCGATCCGCGCGGCGGTGGCAGCGCACCGGCCGGACGGCACCCGGGCGCACGTCGGGGGCACCGCGGCGATCTTCGCGGATGTCGCGGTCGCCGTGGAGAAGGACCTGAAGGTGGTCTTCCCGGTGGCGGCGGCGCTGATCGCGCTGATCCTGCTCCTGCTCCTGCGGAGCCTGCTCGCGCCGCTGGTGCTGATGGCGGCGGTCGGGCTGGGCTTCGCCGCGACGCTGGGTGCCTCGACGCTGCTGTTCCAGCACGTGCTGGACCGGCCGGGCGTGGACTTCTCGCTGCCGCTGGTGCTGTTCCTGTTCGTGGTCGCGCTGGGCACCGACTACAACATCCTGATCACGGACCGGATCAGGGAGGAGATGGAGCGGCCCGGTCCGGCCCGCGGGGCGGTGGCCCGAGCGGTCCGGCACACGGCTCCCGCCATCGCGACGGCGGGCCTGGTGCTGGCGGTGTCCTTCGGGAGCCTGGCCGCCGGGGACGGCTCGGCCACCCGGCAGATCGGCTTCGCGACGGGGCTCGGGATCCTGCTCTCGGCCTTCGTGCTGTCGATCGTGCTGGTACCGGCCCTGGCCGCGCTGCTGGGCCGGTCCCTGTGGTGGCCGCTCCGGACCCGGCCGGCCGCCGGGCCGTCCCTACCGGAGCGGGAGCCCGAGCGGGTGGCCGCCGGCTGA